A section of the Pseudomonas lini genome encodes:
- a CDS encoding TetR/AcrR family transcriptional regulator, whose protein sequence is MRVTKAQAQANREHIVETASVLFRERGFDGVGVADLMAAAGFTHGGFYKHFGSKADLMAEASAHSLSRSLASAEALDIQGFIDLYVSRDHRDGRGSGCTMAALSGDAARQPCELKAAFAEGIERTLQTLGEKYPSGPDAAPGDARVKMIDMLAHAVGAIVLSRACPDDSSLADEILEVCHAQMTASLPVQSASEP, encoded by the coding sequence GTGAGAGTGACCAAGGCCCAGGCACAGGCCAATCGCGAGCACATCGTCGAGACGGCCTCTGTATTGTTTCGTGAGCGAGGTTTTGACGGTGTAGGCGTGGCGGACCTCATGGCGGCTGCCGGATTCACCCATGGAGGTTTCTACAAACATTTCGGCTCGAAGGCTGATTTGATGGCTGAAGCCTCCGCCCACAGCCTTTCCCGATCGCTAGCCAGTGCTGAAGCGCTCGATATTCAGGGGTTTATCGATTTGTATGTGTCGAGGGATCACCGGGACGGGCGCGGCAGCGGATGCACGATGGCTGCTTTGAGTGGCGACGCTGCGCGCCAGCCTTGCGAGCTGAAGGCGGCGTTTGCCGAAGGTATCGAGCGCACGCTGCAAACGCTGGGGGAAAAGTATCCATCGGGGCCAGATGCGGCACCTGGGGACGCGAGAGTGAAGATGATCGACATGTTGGCGCATGCTGTCGGCGCGATCGTGTTATCGCGTGCTTGCCCGGATGACTCGTCTCTGGCCGATGAAATACTCGAGGTTTGCCACGCTCAGATGACTGCCTCATTGCCTGTGCAGTCAGCCAGTGAACCGTAG
- a CDS encoding LysR family transcriptional regulator: MSNHPDLSELDAFAAVARHRSFRKAADERGVSASALSHALRALEARLGIRLLNRTTRSVTPTEAGQQLLATLVPTLNQVADVLAQLTSMQEVPAGKLRLNVARPAARIVFAKVLAPFVARYPRIQLDLITDDGLTDIVNDGFDAGVRFGESLAGDMIAVPVGAPQSFVTVASDAYLAAKGIAHAPRDLLEHSCIARRFPSGKLYAWEYQADGQPIRLSVTGPLILEDDALMIQAAKDGAGIAYVYEELARDEIRKGHLREILQEWKAPPSRFFLYYSSRRHVPPALNALIEFIRVGDLRT, translated from the coding sequence ATGAGTAATCACCCCGATCTCTCTGAACTCGATGCCTTTGCCGCCGTCGCTCGCCATCGCAGCTTCCGTAAGGCGGCCGACGAGCGTGGTGTTTCGGCTTCCGCGTTGAGTCACGCGTTGCGAGCGTTGGAAGCACGCCTGGGCATCAGGCTGCTGAACCGAACCACTCGTAGCGTGACCCCTACCGAGGCCGGCCAACAGCTATTGGCCACGCTGGTACCGACGCTGAACCAGGTTGCCGATGTATTGGCGCAATTGACCTCGATGCAGGAAGTGCCCGCTGGCAAACTTCGCCTTAACGTGGCGCGTCCGGCGGCTCGTATCGTTTTTGCAAAAGTGCTCGCGCCCTTCGTGGCCAGGTATCCCCGTATCCAGTTGGACCTGATCACCGACGATGGATTGACCGATATCGTGAACGACGGATTTGACGCTGGAGTCCGCTTTGGTGAAAGCCTGGCCGGTGACATGATCGCAGTCCCTGTCGGCGCACCTCAATCGTTCGTGACCGTTGCTTCGGATGCCTATCTGGCCGCAAAGGGGATCGCGCACGCCCCCCGCGACTTGCTCGAGCATTCGTGCATTGCCAGGCGTTTTCCCAGCGGCAAACTTTACGCTTGGGAGTATCAAGCAGACGGTCAACCGATACGGTTATCCGTCACAGGCCCGCTCATTCTGGAAGACGATGCGCTGATGATCCAGGCGGCGAAAGATGGCGCTGGGATTGCCTATGTCTACGAGGAGCTGGCGCGTGACGAAATCCGCAAAGGGCATCTCAGAGAGATACTCCAGGAATGGAAAGCACCGCCAAGCCGATTCTTTCTTTATTACTCCAGCCGACGCCATGTGCCGCCGGCCTTGAACGCCCTCATCGAATTCATCAGAGTGGGCGACTTGCGAACCTGA
- a CDS encoding cytochrome c family protein encodes MKNAAILIFALMLSTGFFSLQAEAAGDAEAGQKLFNRICGGCHQVGTSARGSFGPQLNAIFGRPAGSTTDYQYSTAMKSSGIIWTRETLTAYIEAPKEVVPGTRMIFWGLSDPQKVENLLAYLQTFQPQ; translated from the coding sequence ATGAAAAACGCCGCCATCCTTATCTTCGCCTTGATGCTCAGTACCGGGTTCTTCAGCCTGCAAGCAGAAGCGGCGGGGGATGCTGAAGCCGGTCAGAAGCTATTTAACCGTATCTGCGGCGGCTGTCATCAAGTAGGGACTTCGGCTCGGGGTTCTTTTGGGCCGCAGCTCAATGCGATCTTCGGGCGCCCTGCGGGAAGCACGACGGACTACCAGTACTCAACCGCGATGAAATCATCAGGCATCATCTGGACCCGCGAAACACTCACCGCCTATATCGAAGCGCCAAAAGAAGTAGTCCCCGGAACCCGGATGATTTTCTGGGGCCTCAGCGATCCGCAGAAGGTCGAAAACCTGTTGGCCTACCTTCAGACATTTCAGCCGCAATAA
- a CDS encoding NADP-dependent oxidoreductase: MKAFFIDRYGKQNGHIGEVPDPSVGVHDVLVQVHAASVNQLDSKIRTGEFKLILPYSFPLVLGNDLAGIVVGTGSAVKRFKPGDEVYARPPEGRIGTFAELIAVNENALALKPSNINMAEAASIPLVALTAWQALVETGHLKKGQKILIHAGSGGVGTIAIQLAKHLGAFVATTTSTPNVEWVKALGADVVIDYKQQNFESELHDYDVVLNSLGADVLEKSLKVLKPGGQLISISGPPTAQFAQEQGLSWGLRQIMRLLSSGIRRKARKQGVGYSFLFMRANGTQLQEITTLIEAGVIKPVIDRSFPFELTADALRYVEQGRSKGKVTVKIK; this comes from the coding sequence ATGAAGGCATTTTTTATCGATCGCTACGGCAAACAGAATGGGCATATAGGCGAAGTGCCCGACCCTTCGGTAGGTGTCCATGACGTCCTGGTTCAAGTGCATGCCGCAAGCGTGAACCAGTTGGACTCGAAGATCCGCACTGGCGAATTCAAACTGATCCTGCCCTATTCATTTCCGCTGGTGCTGGGCAATGATCTGGCCGGAATCGTGGTTGGGACAGGCTCGGCGGTGAAGCGATTCAAGCCAGGAGACGAAGTCTATGCACGCCCGCCTGAGGGACGGATCGGGACTTTTGCTGAACTGATTGCGGTGAACGAAAACGCGCTCGCGCTGAAACCCTCAAATATCAACATGGCTGAAGCCGCGTCCATCCCCTTGGTCGCTCTGACGGCCTGGCAGGCGCTGGTTGAAACCGGTCACTTGAAAAAGGGCCAGAAGATATTGATTCACGCCGGATCCGGCGGTGTCGGCACCATTGCCATCCAACTCGCCAAACACCTCGGAGCCTTTGTTGCGACCACCACGAGCACCCCGAATGTCGAGTGGGTGAAGGCACTGGGGGCGGACGTGGTCATCGATTACAAACAGCAGAACTTCGAAAGCGAGTTGCACGATTATGACGTGGTATTGAACAGCCTGGGCGCCGATGTACTGGAGAAATCGCTCAAGGTTCTGAAGCCTGGCGGCCAGCTCATTTCCATTTCGGGACCGCCGACGGCGCAGTTCGCCCAAGAGCAGGGATTGTCCTGGGGGTTGAGGCAAATCATGCGCCTGTTGAGCAGCGGTATTCGAAGAAAGGCACGCAAGCAGGGTGTCGGCTATTCATTTTTGTTTATGCGCGCAAATGGCACGCAACTACAAGAAATCACCACGCTCATCGAAGCAGGCGTTATCAAACCGGTCATTGATCGATCCTTTCCCTTTGAATTAACGGCAGATGCTTTGAGGTATGTCGAACAGGGCAGATCAAAAGGCAAGGTCACCGTTAAGATCAAATAA
- the yfcF gene encoding glutathione transferase, with product MNDSRLRLYVDAQFTSPYAMSVFVALREKGIEFELSPLDLDAFENQSEDYASLSLTQRVPTLVHGDFALSESSAITEYLEDVFPQTPVYPQELMQRAKARQVQAWLRSDLLPIRQERSTLVVFYGLKSAPLSPAAESAARKLISAAQALLADGREYLFGQWSIADVDLALMLNRLILNGDAVPSALVEYAQRQWQRPTVQEWVKLQRPAL from the coding sequence GTGAATGATTCCCGCCTGCGCCTGTACGTTGATGCTCAATTCACCAGCCCTTATGCCATGTCGGTTTTCGTGGCCCTTCGCGAAAAGGGCATCGAATTCGAACTGAGCCCGCTGGATCTCGACGCGTTCGAAAACCAGTCAGAAGACTATGCCAGCCTCTCACTGACCCAGCGCGTACCGACGCTGGTGCATGGCGACTTTGCCTTGTCTGAATCGTCGGCGATCACTGAATACCTGGAAGACGTTTTCCCCCAGACGCCGGTCTACCCGCAAGAGTTGATGCAGCGTGCGAAGGCACGACAAGTCCAGGCGTGGCTGCGCAGTGACCTGCTGCCCATTCGGCAGGAACGATCCACACTGGTGGTGTTTTATGGCCTCAAATCAGCGCCCTTGTCGCCCGCAGCCGAATCGGCCGCGCGCAAGCTGATAAGTGCTGCACAAGCGCTGCTGGCTGACGGTCGCGAGTACCTGTTCGGGCAATGGTCGATCGCCGATGTGGACCTGGCCTTGATGCTCAACCGGCTGATACTCAACGGCGACGCCGTGCCATCCGCGCTGGTGGAATACGCGCAGCGTCAATGGCAGCGGCCTACGGTGCAGGAATGGGTCAAACTGCAGCGTCCTGCGCTGTAG
- a CDS encoding sulfite exporter TauE/SafE family protein encodes MVDIVILCVFAFAAGLIDAAVGGGGLIQIPALFNVLPTAQPAALLGTNKVAAACGTAFAARSFVRKVVIDWGLVIPAACAAFVMAFFGAATVSFVPQSMIRPAVLVLIVLMAIYTFWKKDFGALHKPMRIGTKEKLLAIVIGGAIGFYDGLFGPGTGSFLIFLFIRCFAFDFLHASASAKLVNIATNVAALMFFIPTGNVLYLIAIPMAAFNILGALTGTWLAVHKGVPFVRALFLVLLVILIGKLSYDLFL; translated from the coding sequence ATGGTCGATATTGTCATCCTTTGCGTATTCGCCTTCGCCGCCGGCCTGATCGATGCAGCGGTGGGCGGCGGCGGACTGATCCAGATACCCGCGCTGTTCAACGTGCTGCCCACGGCGCAACCGGCGGCGCTGTTAGGTACCAATAAGGTTGCGGCAGCGTGCGGCACCGCATTCGCGGCTCGGTCCTTCGTGCGCAAGGTGGTGATCGACTGGGGGCTGGTGATCCCGGCCGCCTGTGCAGCCTTTGTCATGGCCTTCTTCGGAGCGGCCACGGTGTCGTTTGTACCCCAGTCGATGATCCGGCCGGCGGTGCTGGTATTGATCGTGCTCATGGCGATCTACACCTTCTGGAAAAAGGACTTCGGCGCCCTGCACAAGCCCATGCGCATCGGTACCAAGGAAAAACTGCTGGCGATCGTCATCGGCGGTGCCATCGGCTTCTACGACGGACTGTTCGGTCCCGGCACTGGCAGCTTCCTGATCTTCCTGTTTATCCGCTGCTTCGCCTTCGACTTCCTTCATGCCTCGGCGTCAGCCAAGCTAGTGAACATCGCGACCAACGTAGCGGCGCTGATGTTCTTCATTCCGACGGGTAACGTGCTCTACCTGATCGCAATTCCCATGGCGGCATTCAACATCCTGGGCGCACTGACCGGCACCTGGCTGGCGGTTCATAAAGGCGTGCCCTTTGTCCGGGCTCTGTTCCTGGTGTTGCTGGTGATCCTGATCGGCAAACTGTCCTACGACCTGTTCCTGTAA
- a CDS encoding alpha/beta fold hydrolase: protein MKPVEPFYRDAGVGPGVVCFHANASHSVQWRGLQDHLAAKFRVMALDSFGAGKSPAWPTDRIVTLSEEARFAEPVLARAGEPLILVGHSYGGAVALIAALQNPGRVRAMVLYEPTLFALLDAESPPPNEADAIREVVADAGLALKAGNLDAAAQHFIDYWMGAGAWAQTPEQRKPSIAAAVANVQGWAHALLNEPTPLQAFRSLNLPVLFMVGKDSPASSRAVARLLTGALPNVEVVELEGLGHMGPITHPEVVNQVIVQFIERS from the coding sequence ATGAAACCCGTCGAACCCTTTTATCGGGACGCTGGCGTGGGCCCGGGCGTTGTCTGCTTTCACGCCAATGCGAGTCACTCGGTGCAGTGGCGTGGACTGCAAGATCACCTGGCTGCAAAGTTTCGGGTTATGGCGCTCGATTCGTTTGGCGCCGGCAAGAGCCCGGCCTGGCCCACCGATCGAATCGTCACCCTCAGTGAAGAAGCGCGCTTCGCCGAGCCGGTGCTCGCCCGCGCCGGCGAACCGCTCATTCTGGTCGGTCACTCTTATGGGGGGGCGGTGGCGTTGATCGCGGCGTTGCAGAACCCCGGCCGGGTGCGCGCCATGGTTTTATATGAGCCAACATTATTTGCCCTGCTCGACGCCGAATCGCCGCCACCCAATGAAGCGGATGCCATTCGTGAAGTCGTCGCAGACGCCGGGTTGGCACTTAAGGCGGGTAACCTGGACGCAGCAGCCCAGCACTTCATTGACTACTGGATGGGTGCTGGGGCTTGGGCGCAAACCCCGGAACAACGCAAACCCTCCATCGCTGCCGCGGTGGCCAATGTGCAGGGCTGGGCTCACGCGCTATTGAACGAGCCGACGCCATTACAGGCCTTCCGTTCGCTCAACCTGCCGGTGCTTTTCATGGTCGGCAAAGACTCACCTGCATCGTCACGGGCAGTGGCGCGGCTGCTGACCGGCGCACTGCCGAACGTTGAAGTGGTGGAACTCGAGGGGCTCGGTCATATGGGGCCGATTACGCATCCTGAGGTCGTCAATCAGGTCATCGTGCAATTTATTGAGCGCAGTTGA
- a CDS encoding LysR substrate-binding domain-containing protein, whose protein sequence is MALNMLGELEAFATVARKRSFIAAARTLGRSPSALTRAVQALEESVGVKLFNRSSNVVSLTEAGERLMPHAYKMLDLQREADEDLAGLSGLAYGWIRFSAPEFLGHGVLPRLIAQYSERYPDVNVDVIFTDETIDPAKSKLDFSIRGAFAQSSDLIGYPLWNYSRYLYASPGYLERRGMPDSIEALESHSLILHTAPRILKEWNFRSEEQAISFRVHPKFRFSSGLAVFQAALAGVGIARLADWMAEPEVKAGRLLRVCPEYKLTSSSGESPQMHAVYPAGNLPLRVKSLLEVIRGFGDSLDRKHAVTF, encoded by the coding sequence GTGGCATTGAATATGTTGGGGGAACTTGAAGCCTTCGCGACGGTGGCTCGCAAGCGCAGCTTCATCGCGGCGGCACGTACTCTGGGGCGCTCCCCCAGTGCGCTGACCCGTGCCGTTCAAGCCCTGGAGGAAAGTGTCGGGGTCAAGTTATTCAATCGCTCCTCCAATGTCGTGAGCTTGACCGAAGCGGGTGAGCGCTTGATGCCTCACGCTTACAAAATGCTGGATCTGCAACGTGAGGCGGATGAAGACCTGGCCGGTCTCAGCGGCCTGGCCTATGGCTGGATCCGCTTTTCCGCCCCCGAGTTTCTCGGACACGGGGTATTGCCCCGATTGATCGCGCAGTACAGCGAGCGTTATCCAGACGTGAACGTCGATGTGATTTTCACCGATGAGACCATCGACCCGGCCAAGAGCAAGCTGGACTTCTCGATTCGCGGCGCGTTTGCGCAATCCAGTGACCTGATCGGCTATCCGCTCTGGAATTATTCACGTTACCTGTATGCCAGCCCCGGGTATCTGGAGCGGCGCGGGATGCCCGACTCCATCGAGGCGCTGGAATCGCACTCGCTGATCCTGCATACGGCGCCGCGGATTCTCAAGGAGTGGAATTTCCGCAGTGAAGAGCAGGCCATCAGCTTTCGGGTTCATCCAAAGTTTCGTTTCAGCTCCGGTTTGGCGGTATTCCAGGCGGCCCTGGCGGGCGTCGGGATCGCCCGCCTGGCGGACTGGATGGCGGAGCCCGAAGTGAAAGCGGGGCGCCTGCTGCGGGTGTGTCCCGAGTACAAGCTCACCTCCAGCAGCGGTGAGAGCCCGCAGATGCACGCGGTGTACCCGGCCGGGAATCTGCCGCTGCGGGTGAAGTCGTTGTTGGAAGTGATCCGTGGCTTTGGCGACAGTCTTGATCGAAAGCATGCGGTGACGTTTTAG
- a CDS encoding panthothenate synthetase translates to MKMLLMVEFPHEPFNALVRSGKIGEIMNRVLETIKPETAYFTEQDGMRSGIFLIDVEDPSEIPGYAEPFFLNFQANCKFRVVMSAQNLQDAGLEELGKAWG, encoded by the coding sequence ATGAAAATGCTACTGATGGTCGAGTTTCCCCATGAACCCTTCAACGCACTTGTCAGGTCCGGAAAAATCGGCGAAATCATGAACCGCGTGCTGGAAACCATTAAGCCGGAGACGGCTTATTTCACTGAGCAGGATGGAATGCGAAGTGGGATTTTTCTGATCGATGTAGAGGACCCGTCCGAAATTCCCGGCTATGCCGAACCCTTCTTTCTCAACTTTCAGGCCAACTGCAAATTCCGAGTGGTCATGAGTGCGCAGAACCTGCAAGACGCGGGTCTGGAGGAGCTCGGAAAAGCCTGGGGATAA
- a CDS encoding thioesterase family protein: protein MNLWFRLFLMLFRRPWRKPVDGLATTVIRMRVWPLDLDLNRHVTNGRYFTMADIGRMDFVLRSGAYRVALRHRAVPIVGDTWGKFRRELKLFESFEIHTRILGWDDKWSFMEHRFVSKGRVIGVVIMRGLFRAAKGTVSPAEFVRELGLAERSPEMSPWLTAWSQSCDDMSRQLREEEGLATVSAP, encoded by the coding sequence ATGAATCTCTGGTTTCGACTGTTCCTGATGCTGTTTCGTCGCCCATGGCGCAAGCCGGTTGATGGGCTGGCCACTACCGTCATCCGCATGCGCGTCTGGCCACTCGATCTTGACCTCAACCGGCACGTCACCAATGGCCGTTATTTCACTATGGCCGACATAGGCCGCATGGACTTCGTCCTGCGCAGCGGTGCCTATCGAGTGGCCCTGCGCCATAGAGCGGTGCCGATTGTTGGGGATACCTGGGGCAAGTTTCGGCGGGAGCTGAAGCTGTTCGAATCGTTTGAGATTCATACCCGCATACTCGGCTGGGACGATAAGTGGAGCTTTATGGAACACCGCTTCGTGAGCAAAGGACGCGTGATTGGCGTCGTCATCATGCGGGGGCTGTTCCGCGCGGCCAAAGGCACGGTCTCACCTGCCGAGTTTGTCCGGGAGCTGGGATTGGCTGAACGGTCACCCGAGATGTCGCCATGGCTGACAGCCTGGTCGCAGAGCTGCGACGACATGAGCCGCCAACTCCGAGAGGAAGAAGGCCTGGCGACTGTCTCTGCCCCCTAA
- a CDS encoding GNAT family N-acetyltransferase — MPVIPDQNPPVILVAAQQSDLDNLVAIRIEAMRESLERIGRFDPVRARERFLNGFDSRNTRHIEVAGERIGFVVVRHHLKELLLDHLYVRPGAQGSGVGSAVLMQIFKEADAAARPIRVGALKESASNRFYIRHGFQFIESGEFDNYYVRPVAPAT, encoded by the coding sequence ATGCCCGTCATACCTGATCAAAATCCTCCAGTCATCCTGGTCGCGGCTCAACAAAGCGATTTGGACAATCTTGTGGCCATTCGAATTGAGGCCATGCGCGAAAGTCTGGAACGCATTGGGCGATTTGATCCTGTGCGTGCCCGTGAGCGCTTTCTCAACGGTTTTGATTCCCGCAACACGCGTCACATCGAGGTGGCCGGTGAGCGGATCGGTTTTGTTGTGGTCAGGCATCACCTGAAAGAACTGCTGCTTGACCACTTGTATGTGAGACCGGGTGCTCAGGGATCAGGAGTAGGTTCTGCAGTCCTCATGCAGATTTTCAAAGAAGCGGACGCTGCCGCGCGCCCTATCAGGGTAGGCGCTCTCAAAGAGAGCGCTTCGAATCGGTTTTACATCCGTCATGGCTTCCAATTCATCGAAAGCGGCGAGTTCGACAATTACTATGTTCGTCCAGTCGCTCCTGCGACTTAA
- a CDS encoding GlxA family transcriptional regulator: MHVTLLLADQCSAASATLALEVLSAANLFADTTSTPFDVVVASLDGGDVAAWGGQTLRVDRSIAEICQTDLVVIPGFLFTLKDALPAFAGYGPWLRQQHAQGAVVASMCTATFMLAEARMLDGIRATTHWAFADLFRRRYTAVCLEEEQILCEDNRVITCGGASAAMDLLLHLIRRFASLELAQKCGKYLLVDNVRSEQSVYVMWSLPKNHGDGDILRVQDWLEDNFHQPLLINDVAQRFGFGVRNFKRRFKEATGYTPLTYLQALRVERAKQLLESTRMTLDSITYKVGYEDGNSFRRLFRQRVGLLPAAYRKKFQPGTS; the protein is encoded by the coding sequence ATGCACGTTACTCTGCTACTGGCTGATCAATGTTCCGCCGCCAGCGCCACCTTGGCGCTGGAGGTGCTCAGTGCCGCCAACCTGTTCGCCGACACCACCAGCACGCCATTTGATGTGGTCGTCGCCTCATTGGATGGCGGTGATGTCGCCGCGTGGGGCGGGCAGACGCTACGCGTAGACCGATCCATCGCCGAAATCTGCCAAACCGATCTGGTGGTAATCCCGGGGTTCCTCTTCACCCTGAAGGATGCCTTGCCTGCATTTGCAGGTTATGGGCCGTGGCTGCGCCAACAGCATGCGCAAGGTGCCGTCGTGGCTTCAATGTGTACGGCGACGTTCATGCTGGCCGAGGCGAGAATGCTGGACGGTATTCGTGCCACCACGCACTGGGCCTTTGCCGATCTTTTTCGCCGTCGGTATACCGCGGTCTGTCTGGAGGAGGAGCAAATCCTTTGCGAGGACAATCGCGTCATCACCTGCGGGGGCGCGAGTGCGGCCATGGATCTTTTGCTGCACCTCATCCGCCGGTTCGCTTCACTGGAGCTGGCGCAGAAGTGTGGCAAATACTTGCTGGTCGACAACGTGCGCAGCGAACAATCGGTCTATGTCATGTGGTCACTGCCGAAGAACCATGGGGATGGCGATATCCTGCGCGTTCAAGATTGGCTGGAGGATAACTTTCATCAGCCGCTATTGATCAATGACGTGGCCCAGCGATTCGGGTTCGGCGTCAGGAACTTCAAAAGGCGTTTCAAGGAAGCCACTGGGTACACGCCGCTGACCTACCTGCAAGCGCTACGCGTGGAGAGGGCAAAGCAGCTTCTTGAATCAACACGAATGACGCTGGACAGCATCACTTACAAAGTCGGTTACGAGGATGGCAATTCCTTTCGCAGGCTTTTTCGGCAGCGAGTGGGCCTGCTTCCGGCGGCTTACCGGAAGAAGTTTCAACCGGGTACGAGCTGA
- a CDS encoding SLATT domain-containing protein: protein MSRLELLTKWNRMIVRLQIEHEISARDFEKFSWKLGIPCVVLSAIVSASVFGSISDSSPVWLQYVAGVLSLLTLVLSSVQTFLNFDTRAAGHKDTAEKLGAISREIQDEIASGKDEAILGPIVLDIRKRIDSILLDAPTLPKSTIRKLGDVRVHTETPPAEQDTVPA from the coding sequence ATGAGCCGGCTCGAGCTACTGACCAAATGGAATCGCATGATTGTTCGGTTGCAGATTGAACACGAAATCAGTGCCCGGGATTTCGAGAAATTCAGCTGGAAACTGGGCATCCCCTGCGTGGTGCTGTCGGCGATCGTCAGCGCCAGTGTCTTTGGCTCCATCAGTGACTCCTCGCCCGTATGGCTCCAATACGTAGCCGGCGTGCTGTCACTCCTGACCCTGGTGTTGAGTTCGGTTCAGACCTTCCTGAACTTTGACACCCGGGCCGCCGGGCACAAAGACACCGCCGAAAAACTCGGAGCGATATCTCGTGAGATTCAGGACGAAATCGCCAGCGGCAAAGACGAGGCTATCCTGGGCCCAATCGTTTTGGACATCCGCAAGCGCATTGATTCGATTCTGCTTGATGCCCCGACCTTGCCCAAGTCGACGATCAGAAAACTGGGAGATGTCCGCGTCCACACAGAGACACCGCCCGCTGAGCAAGACACCGTGCCGGCTTGA
- a CDS encoding DUF3077 domain-containing protein has protein sequence MTEQAGAAFARDTDRHAWAAHDLTAMGKAAIDDGEKAVTPRPAQTKDEAGI, from the coding sequence ATGACCGAGCAAGCAGGCGCAGCTTTCGCAAGAGACACCGACCGACATGCCTGGGCAGCGCATGATTTAACGGCAATGGGTAAGGCGGCGATTGATGATGGGGAGAAGGCGGTTACGCCAAGACCTGCTCAAACGAAGGATGAAGCCGGGATTTAA
- a CDS encoding aldo/keto reductase produces MQKNRLGSSDFLISPIGLGTWAIAGTGWEYSWGAQDDKDSLSALEYAVERGVNWIDTAAVYGLGHAEQLVGQLLRRVPVSRRPLVFTKGSLVWDPVTKQISHSLAPQSLLAEIDASLRRLQVETIDLYQIHWPAFPADASSEGIEMALSALAAARDQGKIRAIGVSNFDVAQLKRAQAVTEIVSLQPPYSALMRDIEKDVLPFCEQAGLGVLAYSTLQSGLLSGSMTRERISQLPEDDWRKARSADFQEPRLSANLTLVDVMSRIGARHGVSAAAVAIAWVLRQPVVTGAIVGARHPAQVDGLIAASALRLSAAEIDEIRPFLPSGMGTNVPGAA; encoded by the coding sequence ATGCAAAAGAATCGTCTTGGATCGTCGGATTTTCTGATTTCGCCTATTGGCTTGGGGACGTGGGCAATCGCTGGCACCGGCTGGGAGTACAGTTGGGGAGCGCAGGATGACAAGGACAGCCTGAGTGCACTTGAATATGCCGTCGAACGCGGCGTGAACTGGATTGATACCGCTGCGGTTTATGGCTTGGGCCATGCGGAGCAATTAGTGGGGCAATTGCTGCGTCGGGTGCCAGTCTCTCGGCGTCCTTTGGTGTTCACCAAAGGCAGCTTGGTCTGGGACCCGGTCACGAAGCAGATTTCGCACTCACTGGCCCCCCAATCCTTGCTCGCCGAGATCGACGCAAGCTTGCGCAGGCTCCAAGTCGAGACTATCGATCTTTATCAGATCCACTGGCCTGCCTTTCCTGCGGACGCAAGCAGTGAAGGTATTGAAATGGCGCTTTCGGCTTTGGCCGCCGCGCGCGATCAAGGAAAAATTCGCGCGATCGGCGTATCGAATTTCGATGTCGCTCAACTCAAGCGGGCGCAGGCGGTGACAGAGATCGTTTCGCTTCAGCCGCCGTACTCCGCCTTGATGCGGGACATCGAGAAAGACGTCCTGCCATTCTGTGAGCAGGCCGGGTTGGGTGTCCTTGCCTATTCCACACTTCAATCGGGGCTACTGTCCGGCAGCATGACGCGCGAACGCATCTCGCAACTGCCCGAAGACGATTGGCGCAAGGCCCGAAGTGCTGATTTCCAGGAGCCCCGTTTGAGTGCGAACCTGACATTGGTTGACGTCATGTCACGCATTGGAGCAAGGCACGGGGTGAGCGCTGCGGCGGTCGCCATCGCCTGGGTACTTCGCCAACCAGTAGTGACGGGCGCCATTGTCGGAGCCCGCCACCCAGCACAAGTAGACGGACTGATTGCAGCCTCGGCGTTGCGCCTTAGCGCCGCGGAAATCGACGAAATTCGACCGTTCCTGCCGTCGGGCATGGGAACAAATGTCCCCGGCGCAGCCTGA